A window from Chrysemys picta bellii isolate R12L10 chromosome 2, ASM1138683v2, whole genome shotgun sequence encodes these proteins:
- the VPS28 gene encoding vacuolar protein sorting-associated protein 28 homolog isoform X1: MGADAIFQEASERAARRKEPGRGRGSPGSAARPPPARMFHGIPAAPGLGAPGNKPELYEEVKLYKNAREREKYDNMAELFAVVKTMQALEKAYIKDCVSPNEYTAACSRLLVQYKAAFKQVQGSEIGSIDEFCRKFRLDCPLAMERIKEDRPITIKDDKGNLNRCIADIVSLFITVMDKLRLEIRAMDEIQPDLRELMETMNRMSNLPPDFEGRQKVNQWLQTLSGMSASDELDDSQVRQMVFDLESAYNAFNRFLHS, translated from the exons ATGGGCGCCGACGCCATTTTCCAGGAAGCGAGCGAGCGAGCGGCCCGCAGGAAGGAGCCCGGCCGCGGCAG AGGCTCCCCGGGGAGCGCCGCCCGCCCGCCGCCCGCCAGGATGTTTCACGGGATCCCCGCGGCTCCCGGCCTGGGAG CCCCAGGGAATAAGCCGGAACTGTACGAG GAGGTGAAGCTGTATAAGAATGCACGGGAGCGAGAAAA GTACGATAACATGGCTGAGCTGTTTGCGGTGGTGAAGACGATGCAGGCTCTGGAGAAAGCTTACATCAAGGACTGCGTCTCTCCCAACGA gTACACTGCAGCCTGCTCCCGGCTCCTGGTCCAGTACAAAGCTGCCTTCAAACAGGTGCAGGGTTCCGAGATCGGCTCCATCGATGAATTCTGCCGCAAGTTCCGG CTCGACTGCCCGCTGGCCATGGAGAGGATCAAGGAGGATCGTCCAATCACCATCAAGGATGACAAGGGCAACCTGAACCGCTGCATTGCCGACATCGTCTCT CTTTTCATCACGGTGATGGATAAGCTGCGCCTGGAGATCCGAGCCATGGATGAG ATCCAGCCGGACCTGCGGGAGCTGATGGAGACAATGAATCGCATGAGCAACCTGCCCCCTGACTTCGAGGGGCGACAGAAAGTGAACCAGTG GCTGCAGACGCTGAGCGGGATGTCTGCCTCCGACGAGCTGGATGACTCCCAAGTGCGCCAGATGGTGTTTGATTTGGAATCGGCCTACAACGCCTTCAACCGCTTCCTGCACTCCTGA
- the VPS28 gene encoding vacuolar protein sorting-associated protein 28 homolog isoform X2 produces MFHGIPAAPGLGAPGNKPELYEEVKLYKNAREREKYDNMAELFAVVKTMQALEKAYIKDCVSPNEYTAACSRLLVQYKAAFKQVQGSEIGSIDEFCRKFRLDCPLAMERIKEDRPITIKDDKGNLNRCIADIVSLFITVMDKLRLEIRAMDEIQPDLRELMETMNRMSNLPPDFEGRQKVNQWLQTLSGMSASDELDDSQVRQMVFDLESAYNAFNRFLHS; encoded by the exons ATGTTTCACGGGATCCCCGCGGCTCCCGGCCTGGGAG CCCCAGGGAATAAGCCGGAACTGTACGAG GAGGTGAAGCTGTATAAGAATGCACGGGAGCGAGAAAA GTACGATAACATGGCTGAGCTGTTTGCGGTGGTGAAGACGATGCAGGCTCTGGAGAAAGCTTACATCAAGGACTGCGTCTCTCCCAACGA gTACACTGCAGCCTGCTCCCGGCTCCTGGTCCAGTACAAAGCTGCCTTCAAACAGGTGCAGGGTTCCGAGATCGGCTCCATCGATGAATTCTGCCGCAAGTTCCGG CTCGACTGCCCGCTGGCCATGGAGAGGATCAAGGAGGATCGTCCAATCACCATCAAGGATGACAAGGGCAACCTGAACCGCTGCATTGCCGACATCGTCTCT CTTTTCATCACGGTGATGGATAAGCTGCGCCTGGAGATCCGAGCCATGGATGAG ATCCAGCCGGACCTGCGGGAGCTGATGGAGACAATGAATCGCATGAGCAACCTGCCCCCTGACTTCGAGGGGCGACAGAAAGTGAACCAGTG GCTGCAGACGCTGAGCGGGATGTCTGCCTCCGACGAGCTGGATGACTCCCAAGTGCGCCAGATGGTGTTTGATTTGGAATCGGCCTACAACGCCTTCAACCGCTTCCTGCACTCCTGA